TCAAGGCCGCCTCCGTAACGCTGGTACGGGCTGCGGTGGTCTGCGCCGGGCGTCTGCTCATCCTGGTGGAGGGCGACCGCGAAGCCGTGGCCACGGCGCTGCACGCCGCGCGGCAGAGCGAGCCCCGGCTGGCGGGTTGCTACAGCATCTCGCCTGTGGACCCGCAAGTGCAGGCGGCCTTGCGCCGCGGGCCCAAAACAGCGGCAGGCCCGGCCCTGGGCGTAGTGGAATGCCGCAACGCGGCGGACGGCCTCATGGCGGCGGACGCGGCCGTCAAAAAAGCCGCCGTAGCGCTGATGCGACTGGTTCTGGGCCAGGGGATCGGCGGCAAATCCTTTTTTGTGCTCACGGGCGAAGTGGCCGCCGTGCGCGAGGCCGTAGACGCGGCCGCTGCCGGTCTGGGCAAAAGCCTGTTGCGGGCCGTGGTCCTGCCGCGCCCCGAACCGGAAGTAACCCAGGCCCTTGCGGGCGTGGCGCAAACCTAACCCCGCCCTGCGGGAGAACGAGGTGTGTATGAGCAAAACGCTGATCACCGTGGACAACCTTCAGGACTACGTCCACGACAACTGCCTGCATATGGACGCGAACAAAATCCTTACCGCGGGCGCGCGGGACGAACTCACCCGGCGTGGGGTGCATGTGGTTTACGACGCGGAGCCCGCGCCTTGCGCCTGCCTTGCCGGGGAAGCCGCCGTTGCCACGGATACGGACCTGCTGGTGGGCGTGGCCGCCATCATCAGGCAGCACTACGGCATAACAGACCCCGAATACCTGCGGAAAATCACCCTGGAAACCGTGGCCGCCATCGGCAAGGAAATGCAGTAGCGCTTTCCTGACAACAACCCTGTAGGAACAAGGAGAAGACAATGAGCACAATGACGGATGCCCTGGGCATGATCGAAACCCGCGGCCTGGTGGGCGCGGTGGAGGCCGCCGACGCCATGGTCAAGGCCGCCAATGTGACCCTGATCGGCAAGGAGCAGGTGGGCTCCGGCCTGGTCACGGTGATGGTGCGCGGCGATGTGGGGGCCGTGAAGGCCGCCACGGACGCGGGCGCGGCCGCCGCCTCCCGCGTGGGCGAGCTGGTGAGCGTGCATGTCATTCCTCGCCCGCACGAAGAAGTGGAAATGATCCTGCCCAAACGCCGCTAAGCCTTTGTCCCATGACCGGCAGACGTCGCCGGAGCCGGGCGTTCCCGGTTCCGCGCGACGGCGGCCGCCCGGACTGCGGCCAGACCCTTCGGCCTATCCGGACAAGGTTCCATCCAGGCCCTGCCGCCCCGGTTTGTCGGCGGCCCCACGGCCTTCAGGAGGAGAACGTGACCCAGTTTTACGGAAAAACAAAAATCTGCTACGGCCCCTATGCCCTGGAAATGCTGGAGACCTTTCCGGCCACACAGGCCTTTGTGGTGACCGACCCCTTTATGGTTGAAAGCGGTTTTGCCGACCAGGCCATCAGCCACCTCAAGCGCAAGGGCGT
This Desulfovibrio legallii DNA region includes the following protein-coding sequences:
- a CDS encoding BMC domain-containing protein, translating into MDTLGIVDSRSIAAGTLLADAMLKAASVTLVRAAVVCAGRLLILVEGDREAVATALHAARQSEPRLAGCYSISPVDPQVQAALRRGPKTAAGPALGVVECRNAADGLMAADAAVKKAAVALMRLVLGQGIGGKSFFVLTGEVAAVREAVDAAAAGLGKSLLRAVVLPRPEPEVTQALAGVAQT
- a CDS encoding BMC domain-containing protein yields the protein MSTMTDALGMIETRGLVGAVEAADAMVKAANVTLIGKEQVGSGLVTVMVRGDVGAVKAATDAGAAAASRVGELVSVHVIPRPHEEVEMILPKRR